The following is a genomic window from Benincasa hispida cultivar B227 chromosome 7, ASM972705v1, whole genome shotgun sequence.
tgactaaattattagaaaaattgaaaatacgtTAACTAAATCAGTTTAATctgttttaaaatatataagcCAAAGCGCCAGATATAGTAAAAAACTACCGTCTAgagtataaaatacaattttgttaCTGACATAAAAAATGTCTCAAacaaattgtatttttttaaatcccAAGAGAGTTTCCATATATGCCTTATGAATTGGGCTCCACTCAATTATTAGATTCCATATCAATGCCCCCACAATTGCAAAACATAAAACGATCAAAGTTGAAAATATCGATGTCTTAATTTATCagaattttcaataaaaatattgataaaatattcgATTTCGATGAATAtttcttgaaaattataaaaataaaaaattcaaaaattaaatttaaattaataactaaatatgattttcaaataaattaatatgtttagcatttatatattatttatattaatgacATTTTGATGATTATCTTTTGTGTTTCGTGAGTTATTCTACGATAAAATAGAAATATCAATTCACCCAAATGTTGATATCCAACCTATGGAAACATAGAATTATCAATGGAAATATCCACGtttcaatgaaaatttaatattacgTGAGTGATTGGTGAAATAACAGTTGTCCCAAGCCTACAACTTCATAGCATAAACTTTTCCATTACTGCGCATCCCAAGTTGAACTTCAATCTCACACATTTATGTATTTGTCGGTTTGAATTCTGAAATTTTGATCTAGTACAAGAGCAACACAAGATGGTATTTCCCTGACACATCGGGTTCGATTCGACAATGTGTCGTCGGTAGACGGTGACTTTTTCGACACAAAATGTATCATCGAGTATTCAATGTGGTTCTACGTGATCTAGTTGTCTAAACAATAGATTCTTGTAGATTGAATAGATATTTTGATCTATTTAAAGATCATTAATGATTCAAAATGAAGTTAATAAGACAGACAGGATTTGTTGTTTGGGAATTCAAGCATGTGCTGAGATTTTGAGTGAATCAGGACCTAATTAACATTGCATGATAGATTATTCTAAACTCATATGTTAAGCTGTATGGGTATCATCCAGCAAATTCCAATTGGAGATGCCCTTAAAAACATGTTCAATAACTTCAATAAAGCCTGGATAAACATTCAAGGAAAAACTAAATTCATAGTTACCATCTCTGTTTCCATCCTCTGGTGGGTACAGAAGACTCCTCCGGTGACTGATCAAGCAACTGCGTTGAATTCCGAAACTCGGGTGAATTCTCCAGCCTCGTTTATAAATAGGGTCTATCTACAGTGGATTGTGCTGAACTTTTATGATGATGGAATTTTAGCAGCCCTCTAAAATCATGGGAAAATTATAAGGTTGAGGCATATATAGTACTAGAAAATGGAGAATGAATGCTCTAAGAGTTTAGATGATCATTTTTTCCCCCTCATTTCATATGTGATGTCTATGAATTAAACAGATTAGCCAAAAAATGTGAGTTTGAAGTAGTTGGATGTTATTAGAAAGAGCATCAAAGCTAACCCCTTTTTGCTCCTCTAAGTTTGCTTTAATCAAGGAGTACATGGCGACACCGGCAATTGCTATAGCAGTACTAATTCCAGTTTGAGTTGAAATCTTATTGCCTGCAAATGTATGAAACATCCATCTGTGGTTAGAAAGTCTTTCTAAGTAAGGTAGTTGTTAGTGGAGAGTAAACGTGGCCTTAAGTGCAACTACTGCAATCTAGGCACAATTATTTATGTAAAATGTTAATAGAAAACATACCAAAAAAAACAATGGAGAAACCAATCACAAAAACCCGCTTCAATACGTTTCCTACAGCATGTGTTAATGGTGCAACACGTTCAAGGGTATTAGCGGCAAGCTGCAAACAAAGTAAGCTCAGATGTAATCGAATAGATTGCAGAAATAGCGGGAAATGGTTTGGGGAAGAAAGTATGATTAGGTAAAATAAGGTAACAAATGTTATGTGCTCATCCAAGCTTACAATAAAATCAAATGCTTTTCTTATGACGGCATTCAGTATAGGAGGACCTTCTAAAAAGCATAAAACAAATAATGAATGGTCCTTGATGTTGCAAGCcgaataaaataatgaatgGTCGTCTTTGTCCAAACTCCAGACACAATTAAAAGAAATCATGTTGACAGATACCTGATTGTATAGATGATAAAACATGCCGATCCAGAAAAGATCAGACAAGAACTTTTGTAGACCTACTTTGGCAATGGCATCCTTAAAACCATGCTGCAGCAACTGCGGTCCCTCAATCTGAAAGCAAACTCAATGGTTCCGTGTTACTTATGAAAGCAGCTAATGAAAGTGTCGGGGACAACATACATCTTCACATATTCACAATCATATGATATTGCCTACTTGGCATAAATCCTCATAACTTTACTTTTGATTTCACAAAAGATCCCATACTATTGGAGATGTTGTATCCAACTTGTATATCTATGATGTTCTCATTTTCTAGTTAATGTGAGATTTTAGTCACACTCCCGACAAAAAGAAAGGGTTTATCAATTAGTACACTTACCATTACAGCAGGAGGAATGCAAAACAAAAGAGCGATTATTGAGGTGTATGCGTATACATTTGTACTGTCCATTCCTGTCTGTGAGAAAGAAAGTTATCTCCAacatataaaagaagaaaatggtaAAACCGTGCGCTAAAAGTTTCATTTCCTACTTCTTACCATCGCTTTCTTTGAATAGATACTTCTATAGGTAAATGCAATGTTTGAAATCATTGCACTAACAAAGCCAGTCCAATTGAAAGAAAGTTCCGTTAGTGATGCCATTGACACACCTAATACATGTAGTTTTGCATGTTTAGAAAAAGGCATACTGAGATAAGTTAACAAAATAAAGGTGCATGTTGATTAGGAAAATTGTGAGACAAATCAAGGGAAGATGGAGGAAAGATGTTACTGAATTACCTAAAACAACAGGTGCTAGAGAAAGCCACAAACTGAAGGGAATTTGATGTCCCAAAACAAATTGAGAAGCAGCAGCGTTAAAGAATGGCTCCAGAGCTGTGGAAGGAAGTGTGAAAGAAAATTAGGATTTCCAGTAAAAATCTTCCTCTTTAAGCAAACAAATCCAATCCAGGCATGAAAAATTTTTCTTCAGTTACATCTATATCCCGGAGGGAAGACAGAAGGGGCAACATAAAACATATCAAGAAACCATTAAGGCACAAAGCTTTGCATCACATTCTCATTTTCTACGAGATAGATATGCAGCAATAAAATTGGACAAAGAAATCTAGCATACTGTCTCCCACATCTCATCTGTTTCCCTTAAGCAAAATAACCATGAATGTTCATCGAATGACGAAGAATGATATCAGTTGCAAAGTGAATGGGATGTGAAGGATTCTGTACCTTTAATGGTATGAGTGAAGGACACAGCAACAGCTGCAAATGAAACATTTGACATCACATGTCCAAGTGCATGACATATCGAAACTGGAGTCAATAATAGCAAGAGCTCCTTATCTATCGGCTAGAAACAAGGAGAACTTTATTAGAACTCATAATAGAGTGCAGAAAGAGAGAATTTAGAAACTTACGGCACGTTTAGGCAGACCTACGGCCCAAGAAACTAGACAATATCCAACTCCAACAAGAAGGTGTATGACAGAGACAAAGCTGCAGAATAGAGATGCAAAAAACGAATAAAACGGATGCAAaggttgagaagaagaaaagtgaaTGCAATCAGCAATTGATAGTAATTGATAGAAGTAACTTACTATGGATATGGAAAATAATTGTAAACTTTTTTGTTGAGTATgttgaaaataacatttaaaaagtACCTGCACGAAAGATCAAGATTTGACATCATAAAAATTAGATGCACttcattgattaaaaaaaaagattgatgATAAAAACAGCAAGAAGGTTCTAAACTTCTTATGGTCAAACTTAGTCATCTTATTGTACTTAGATATAAGGTCAAGTCCAAGAAAGAACTGTCTAAGTAGATATCTACTACATATAAAATCTAATGTAATGGTACAATTCAATTGGTTTTAGAGGCAGAAGGGCAAAGAAATTGCATACCACATAAAGAAGTAGAAACCAGTAATGAGTGCTGGAAATCTTGCAGCAAAGCTCTTTGAAGGGCTAGTCAACCTGACTTTGCAGACATTGatcaattaaaaatcaaattagaaagaaaaaaagggagaaaCATTTTTCACTTTCATTGTTACTAGCTCTTTGAGCTTAAATTAATAGTGAAATTAATACCATTTTACACTCTATGTTCAATCAACTTGCAAATTATTCAATTTCATGAGAGGCACCCATCTTTATGGGTCACACCCTcatcacatacataaaaaaataactaacatATTTTAACAAATAAGTAAGAAGAATTTTCCACGTatcaaattatgattaaacaatttaatgGAATGCAGATCCAGTAT
Proteins encoded in this region:
- the LOC120080806 gene encoding triose phosphate/phosphate translocator TPT, chloroplastic-like, producing the protein MASIANVIQSPIRSHRLPSFRLSPNRTVPANSFVLKCRSLAFKALNSPFSPLTENRTVLPPVELSSKAIELLSSRQPLKSRSVVRLPVVRAAAADADGASDGLTSPSKSFAARFPALITGFYFFMWYFLNVIFNILNKKVYNYFPYPYFVSVIHLLVGVGYCLVSWAVGLPKRAPIDKELLLLLTPVSICHALGHVMSNVSFAAVAVSFTHTIKALEPFFNAAASQFVLGHQIPFSLWLSLAPVVLGVSMASLTELSFNWTGFVSAMISNIAFTYRSIYSKKAMTGMDSTNVYAYTSIIALLFCIPPAVMIEGPQLLQHGFKDAIAKVGLQKFLSDLFWIGMFYHLYNQLAANTLERVAPLTHAVGNVLKRVFVIGFSIVFFGNKISTQTGISTAIAIAGVAMYSLIKANLEEQKGRAAKIPSS